The Cellulomonas wangleii genome includes a region encoding these proteins:
- the manA gene encoding mannose-6-phosphate isomerase, class I produces the protein MQVLEPAVQGYAWGSATAIPQLLRRPVDGSPVAEAWFGAHSSAPSRLVGASGPPLHHAIADDPVGTLGQDVVSRFGGGLPFLLKLIAAARPLSLQVHPSVELAEDGYAREDAAGVPLDHPHRSYRDRNHKPELVYALSMFEALVGFRAPRRTAEILRGLEHPVARRLHKTIMATPTTAGMQDAFASLVSGATRPTPVEVTAFADELRERVVAGSPSPRTDGAVDRLERAYPGDPGAVTAVLLNPVTLRPGEALFVPAGAVHCYLEGVAVEIMANSDNVLRAGLTSKHVDIPELLRAVDCVAAPPIRIAPEHVYDATDVYYAPVDDFELSVTHVPDDEECRLPGAGPRVLLCLEGQVRLRAESGAELELAPGGASFVPAADGALCATGGGRLVQAAVP, from the coding sequence GTGCAGGTTCTCGAGCCCGCCGTCCAGGGCTACGCCTGGGGGTCGGCAACCGCCATCCCGCAACTCCTCCGACGGCCCGTCGACGGGTCGCCCGTCGCCGAGGCGTGGTTCGGCGCCCACTCCTCGGCCCCCTCCCGGCTCGTCGGTGCCTCCGGACCGCCCCTGCACCACGCGATCGCCGACGACCCGGTGGGCACGCTGGGCCAGGACGTCGTGTCCCGCTTCGGCGGCGGCCTGCCCTTCCTGCTCAAGCTCATCGCGGCCGCGCGGCCGCTCTCCCTGCAGGTGCACCCGAGCGTCGAGCTCGCCGAGGACGGGTACGCCCGCGAGGACGCCGCCGGCGTCCCGCTCGACCACCCGCACCGGTCGTACCGCGACCGCAACCACAAGCCCGAGCTCGTGTACGCCCTGTCGATGTTCGAGGCGCTGGTCGGGTTCCGCGCCCCGCGCCGCACGGCCGAGATCCTGCGGGGCCTCGAGCACCCGGTCGCCCGGCGGCTGCACAAGACCATCATGGCGACCCCCACGACGGCCGGGATGCAGGACGCGTTCGCCAGCCTCGTGAGCGGCGCGACCCGGCCGACCCCCGTCGAGGTCACCGCCTTCGCGGACGAGCTGCGGGAGCGCGTCGTCGCCGGCTCCCCGTCGCCGCGCACCGACGGGGCCGTCGACCGGCTGGAGCGGGCCTACCCCGGTGACCCCGGCGCCGTGACCGCCGTGCTGCTCAACCCCGTGACGCTGCGGCCCGGCGAGGCGCTCTTCGTCCCGGCGGGCGCCGTCCACTGCTACCTCGAGGGCGTCGCCGTCGAGATCATGGCGAACTCGGACAACGTGCTGCGGGCCGGGCTCACCTCGAAGCATGTCGACATCCCCGAGCTGCTGCGCGCGGTGGACTGCGTCGCCGCACCGCCCATCCGGATCGCCCCGGAGCACGTCTACGACGCGACCGACGTCTACTACGCGCCCGTCGACGACTTCGAGCTCTCCGTGACCCACGTGCCGGACGACGAGGAGTGCCGGCTGCCGGGCGCCGGGCCCCGGGTCCTGCTGTGCCTCGAGGGGCAGGTGCGGCTGCGGGCCGAGTCCGGCGCGGAGCTCGAGCTGGCGCCGGGCGGCGCGAGCTTCGTGCCCGCGGCGGACGGTGCGCTGTGCGCGACCGGTGGCGGACGCCTGGTGCAGGCCGCCGTCCCGTGA